From a region of the Tenggerimyces flavus genome:
- a CDS encoding acetylxylan esterase, translating into MERSAEARRNFSPYELFLATARSHLPRYRFAGAFPAWRTRAKPAVLATLGRLPAQVDPHPELVAEWRDGPLLRQRWHLDVQPGLSAVAYVNRPADLTRGERRPGILCWHGHTAAGKEPVMGEPGEDVHRGYGRHLAEAGFVTFAIDWMGYGDLADDRKPHHRAVGGGHDRCDLYYLHATMLGMTPLGMNLAYGRKLVDFASELPFVDPDRLGVVGLSGGGTLTLWSALLDERLRAAEIVCYSDLFADFAYRDANYCGSQVTPGLYELVDVPDLQGLLAPLPLLVDIGAHDECFLVDSALACHQRVREIYAAAGAAERLELNLFAGGHRFDPHGSAEFFARALETA; encoded by the coding sequence ATGGAGCGGAGTGCGGAGGCGCGCCGGAACTTCAGCCCGTACGAGCTGTTCCTCGCGACCGCACGCTCGCACCTGCCACGGTACCGGTTCGCCGGCGCCTTCCCGGCCTGGCGAACGCGGGCCAAGCCGGCCGTTCTGGCCACTCTCGGCAGGCTCCCCGCCCAGGTCGACCCGCATCCCGAGCTGGTCGCCGAATGGCGGGACGGTCCGCTCCTCCGGCAGCGCTGGCACCTCGACGTCCAGCCCGGGCTGTCCGCCGTCGCGTACGTGAACCGCCCCGCCGATCTCACCCGCGGAGAACGACGCCCGGGCATCCTCTGCTGGCACGGCCACACCGCGGCGGGCAAGGAGCCGGTGATGGGCGAGCCCGGCGAAGACGTGCACCGCGGCTACGGCCGCCACCTCGCCGAGGCCGGCTTCGTCACGTTCGCCATCGACTGGATGGGGTACGGCGACCTCGCCGACGACCGCAAGCCGCACCACCGCGCCGTCGGCGGCGGCCACGACCGGTGCGACCTGTACTACCTGCACGCGACGATGCTCGGGATGACGCCGCTCGGCATGAACCTCGCGTACGGCCGGAAGCTGGTCGACTTCGCCAGCGAGCTGCCGTTCGTCGACCCGGACCGGCTCGGCGTCGTCGGCCTGTCCGGCGGCGGCACGCTCACGCTGTGGAGCGCGCTCCTGGACGAACGGCTGAGGGCCGCGGAGATCGTCTGCTACAGCGACCTGTTCGCCGACTTCGCCTACCGCGACGCCAACTACTGCGGCTCGCAGGTCACGCCAGGCCTCTACGAGCTCGTCGACGTCCCCGACCTGCAAGGCCTGCTCGCGCCGCTGCCGCTGCTGGTCGACATCGGCGCGCACGACGAGTGCTTCCTCGTCGACTCCGCACTCGCCTGCCACCAGCGGGTCCGCGAGATCTACGCGGCGGCAGGCGCCGCCGAGCGGCTCGAGCTGAACCTGTTCGCCGGCGGGCACCGGTTCGACCCGCACGGATCCGCCGAGTTCTTCGCCCGAGCCCTGGAGACTGCATGA
- a CDS encoding Gfo/Idh/MocA family protein, whose product MSTRYALVGLSKRGLDMFALPLLGRPASGDPADDLSAYGQLVSVTDVDKGRMAAFAERHAVNVPCYVSDAFDRMVDETKPHVVIVASPDHSHAQYAIAALERGLDVITEKPMTADCAQARAMLAAERASSGSIRVAHNVRHTARNRQLKRMVRDGLVGRVTNVDLLWSVDTCHGASYFHRWNRQRALSGGLSVHKSCHHLDLVNWLVDDVPRQVFAYGALNYYGPDSPHNPGKDLSPSEQRQRCPYQRRWATASAAADLPYDVQYPPDEQRYIYDEAIDIEDTYAAVIRFQRGASMTYTLSFSGPWEGYRLGISGTHGRIEASDVTFRDGGGETPESARITHYPMFGQPVSYVVPAAAGGHGGADPRLRHDLFAGPSEESVELGIVADGRAGAYAVATGEAIWRSVRDNRAYELAELLGEFD is encoded by the coding sequence ATGAGCACGCGCTACGCCCTGGTGGGCTTGAGCAAACGCGGCCTGGACATGTTCGCGCTGCCGCTGCTGGGCCGGCCCGCCAGCGGCGATCCCGCCGACGACCTGTCGGCGTACGGGCAGCTGGTCTCCGTCACCGACGTCGACAAGGGGCGAATGGCGGCGTTCGCCGAACGGCACGCGGTGAACGTGCCGTGCTACGTCTCCGACGCGTTCGACCGGATGGTGGACGAGACCAAGCCGCACGTGGTGATCGTGGCCTCGCCGGACCACAGCCACGCGCAGTACGCGATCGCGGCGCTCGAACGCGGACTCGACGTCATCACCGAGAAGCCGATGACCGCGGACTGCGCGCAGGCCCGCGCCATGCTCGCCGCCGAACGTGCCAGCAGCGGTTCGATCCGCGTCGCGCACAACGTCCGGCACACCGCGCGCAACCGGCAGCTCAAGCGGATGGTGCGCGACGGGCTCGTCGGCAGGGTGACGAACGTCGACCTGCTGTGGAGCGTCGACACCTGCCACGGCGCCAGCTACTTCCACCGCTGGAACCGGCAACGCGCGCTGTCCGGCGGCCTTTCGGTGCACAAGTCCTGCCACCATCTCGACCTGGTCAACTGGCTCGTCGACGACGTGCCGCGGCAAGTGTTCGCGTACGGCGCGCTCAACTACTACGGGCCGGACAGCCCACACAATCCCGGCAAGGACCTCTCGCCGAGTGAGCAGCGCCAGCGCTGCCCGTACCAGCGGCGCTGGGCCACCGCCAGCGCGGCGGCGGATCTGCCGTACGACGTGCAGTACCCGCCGGACGAGCAGCGCTACATCTACGACGAGGCCATCGACATCGAGGACACGTATGCGGCCGTGATCCGCTTCCAGCGTGGAGCTTCGATGACGTACACGCTGAGCTTCTCCGGTCCGTGGGAGGGCTACCGGCTCGGCATCAGCGGGACGCACGGCCGGATCGAGGCGTCCGACGTGACGTTCCGCGACGGCGGGGGAGAGACGCCGGAGTCGGCGCGGATCACGCACTATCCGATGTTCGGCCAGCCCGTGTCGTACGTCGTGCCGGCCGCGGCTGGCGGGCATGGAGGGGCCGACCCACGGCTGCGGCACGACCTGTTCGCGGGACCGTCGGAGGAGTCGG
- a CDS encoding LacI family DNA-binding transcriptional regulator yields the protein MSVTLADVAAACGISPSTVSRALSDPDKVNAATRKRVQQVANRMGYTPSRAARSLSIGRTGTIGLIVPDIANPFFPPLIKTVQSRATARANAVLLADTDEHVADELPRARAMRKDVDGLIMVSPRTSEARMEELIQLGPIVFVNRQVPGATCVTIESANGINDAIEHLSALGHRNICYLNGPRRSWSNAQRHKAIRAACKSRGVELTEFGPFEAQVQAGVRAADLVLASDATAVLAYDDLIALGVMGRIAERGLRVGHDVSVIGIDDSPMSSVMYPTLTSIHVPNAEAGALAVDLLLDLLEGVEGVDPDETELETHLVIRGSTGPVPA from the coding sequence ATGAGCGTGACCCTCGCCGACGTCGCGGCTGCTTGCGGGATCTCACCGTCCACGGTGTCGCGGGCCCTGTCCGACCCCGACAAGGTCAACGCCGCTACCCGGAAGCGGGTCCAGCAGGTGGCCAACAGGATGGGCTACACGCCGAGCCGAGCCGCCCGTTCGCTGTCGATCGGGCGCACCGGCACGATCGGGCTGATCGTGCCCGACATCGCGAACCCGTTCTTCCCGCCCTTGATCAAGACCGTGCAGTCGCGCGCGACTGCACGGGCGAACGCGGTGCTGCTCGCCGACACCGACGAGCACGTCGCGGACGAGCTGCCGCGCGCGCGGGCGATGCGCAAGGACGTGGACGGGCTGATCATGGTGTCGCCGCGCACGTCGGAGGCGCGGATGGAGGAGCTCATCCAGCTCGGCCCGATCGTGTTCGTCAACCGGCAGGTGCCCGGCGCGACGTGTGTGACGATCGAGAGCGCGAACGGCATCAACGACGCGATCGAGCACCTCAGCGCGCTCGGGCACAGGAACATCTGCTACCTGAACGGGCCGCGCCGTTCGTGGTCGAACGCCCAACGCCACAAGGCGATCCGCGCGGCGTGCAAGTCGCGCGGCGTCGAGCTGACCGAGTTCGGCCCGTTCGAGGCACAGGTCCAGGCCGGTGTCCGGGCGGCCGACCTCGTCCTCGCGAGCGACGCCACCGCGGTGCTCGCGTACGACGATCTGATCGCACTGGGCGTGATGGGCCGGATCGCCGAGCGCGGGCTGCGCGTCGGCCACGACGTCAGCGTCATCGGCATCGACGACAGCCCGATGTCGAGCGTGATGTACCCGACGCTGACCTCGATCCACGTTCCGAACGCCGAGGCCGGAGCACTCGCCGTCGACCTCCTGCTCGACCTCCTCGAGGGCGTCGAGGGCGTGGACCCGGACGAGACCGAGCTGGAGACCCACCTCGTGATCCGCGGCTCCACCGGCCCGGTCCCGGCCTAG